One part of the Tunicatimonas pelagia genome encodes these proteins:
- a CDS encoding PKD domain-containing protein: MMNTLNRFSRLCYLVLLTLLIGVSACKTEDDPEPVGQPPVANAGSDLEAAVGSSVTLDGTGSSDPEGQTLTYAWSLTTRPDGSSASIGSATQATTTFTPDVAGTYVATLTVTDEDGNTDTDEATITAEEAVGEPPVVFIVNEDGQQISEDAENNTVTVGTSYALDGSNTIDPDTEADELTFTWEIAEAPDGSTTATINSTNENPDEASFVPDVIGEYTIRLTVEDPDGNSATAEVTIEADANPVLINSNITEDRTLTDVFSDPTLPDYRVTRSISTTAVLTVEPGVIVEFDENALLTVASGGGALVADGETDNKITFTTSNPDGGIRWGGIYFSSQDGRNILDNVAITFAGGTNMRDFADFVDVPANIGLGQGAKLAITNTEITNSGGYGMYIRFGELIGFSNNNVSNNTLSGVGLPINIAGTIDAATTFSGNTQGAIEIFGSTLSGDIALASLAGDAFYYVSGSITANADLTIDAGAELRMEEDVFFTITDDGSFSVNGTASDQVTMTAFDEDNPWGGIKMASTSSNNKIDYANIGYTGGTDIGEFSDFVDVPAAIGLYANGELQLTNTTIADGEGYGIYNRYGFLTTFENNTIVRNAEYGIGLEVERVSEIDVNTTFTDNTKGAVEIFGGTLNEGPGTWVALKDGAKYIVTGGITIRDQLTIEAGALFEFDNNIPFVVEQSGSLIAQGTSDTMIEFTSISPTVFKWRGILIDSSTGNNVLDFVKITYGGSSKYDFDGFVDALTNIGIGTNATVNITNSEISNSGNYGIYSDGTANANVEDAAAGNTFSDNPGGNVFN, from the coding sequence ATGATGAACACATTGAACAGATTTTCTCGCTTATGTTATTTAGTGCTTCTTACACTACTGATAGGAGTAAGTGCTTGTAAGACTGAAGACGACCCCGAACCTGTGGGTCAGCCCCCGGTAGCCAATGCTGGAAGCGATTTAGAAGCAGCGGTCGGTAGCTCAGTTACTCTAGATGGCACGGGTTCATCCGATCCTGAAGGTCAAACACTAACGTACGCCTGGAGCCTCACCACCCGCCCCGACGGCAGTAGTGCCTCTATAGGTAGTGCTACCCAAGCCACTACGACCTTCACCCCCGACGTAGCCGGAACCTACGTAGCGACCCTCACCGTTACCGACGAAGATGGTAATACCGATACCGACGAAGCTACTATTACCGCCGAAGAAGCCGTAGGTGAGCCTCCGGTAGTATTTATTGTCAACGAAGATGGTCAGCAGATTAGCGAAGATGCTGAAAACAATACCGTAACAGTAGGAACATCTTATGCGTTGGACGGTAGCAATACTATTGATCCGGATACCGAGGCAGATGAGCTTACATTTACTTGGGAAATCGCTGAAGCCCCCGACGGAAGTACTACTGCTACGATAAATTCAACGAATGAAAATCCTGATGAAGCTAGCTTCGTTCCGGACGTAATTGGGGAGTACACTATTCGCCTAACGGTAGAAGATCCCGACGGAAATAGTGCTACCGCGGAGGTGACTATTGAGGCTGATGCTAACCCAGTACTTATTAATAGCAATATTACTGAAGATCGTACGCTGACTGACGTATTCTCTGATCCTACCCTACCTGATTATCGGGTTACCAGATCAATCAGCACCACTGCTGTGTTAACCGTAGAACCTGGAGTAATTGTTGAGTTTGACGAAAATGCTCTTTTAACAGTGGCTAGTGGTGGAGGGGCATTAGTTGCTGATGGGGAAACAGATAATAAAATCACTTTCACTACTTCAAACCCAGACGGTGGTATCCGTTGGGGAGGTATCTACTTTTCTTCCCAAGATGGACGAAATATTCTAGATAATGTTGCAATCACTTTCGCAGGTGGTACTAACATGCGGGATTTTGCTGACTTTGTTGATGTACCCGCTAATATTGGATTAGGCCAAGGAGCTAAACTAGCTATCACCAATACCGAAATTACCAATAGCGGTGGCTACGGAATGTACATTCGCTTCGGGGAACTTATTGGGTTCAGCAATAATAACGTGAGCAATAACACTCTTTCAGGAGTTGGGCTACCCATAAATATTGCTGGAACAATAGATGCTGCTACTACTTTTAGTGGAAATACGCAAGGTGCCATAGAGATTTTTGGTTCTACTTTATCTGGTGATATAGCCCTGGCTTCTTTAGCGGGAGACGCTTTCTATTATGTTTCGGGCAGTATTACCGCCAACGCTGATCTGACCATTGATGCTGGCGCAGAACTTCGTATGGAAGAAGATGTATTTTTTACGATTACTGACGATGGGTCGTTTAGTGTCAATGGCACCGCCAGCGACCAAGTTACCATGACTGCTTTTGACGAGGATAACCCTTGGGGTGGTATTAAAATGGCATCTACCAGCTCTAATAACAAAATAGATTACGCCAATATTGGCTATACCGGCGGAACAGATATTGGAGAATTTTCTGACTTTGTAGATGTACCAGCGGCTATTGGGCTGTATGCTAATGGGGAGCTTCAGCTTACCAATACGACTATAGCTGATGGTGAAGGGTACGGAATATACAACCGCTACGGTTTTTTGACCACTTTTGAAAACAATACTATTGTTAGAAATGCCGAATACGGTATAGGTCTAGAAGTGGAGCGAGTGAGTGAAATTGATGTAAATACTACATTCACCGACAACACTAAGGGTGCCGTCGAGATTTTCGGTGGAACCTTAAATGAAGGTCCTGGCACTTGGGTAGCTTTAAAAGATGGGGCTAAGTATATTGTTACCGGTGGAATTACCATCCGCGACCAATTAACCATTGAAGCTGGAGCTTTATTTGAGTTTGACAACAATATTCCTTTCGTAGTAGAACAAAGCGGTTCACTCATTGCTCAAGGCACTTCTGATACTATGATTGAGTTCACCTCTATTAGCCCAACAGTGTTTAAGTGGCGAGGAATATTGATTGACTCATCCACTGGCAACAATGTTTTAGATTTTGTTAAAATAACCTACGGCGGTAGCAGCAAGTATGACTTTGATGGTTTTGTTGATGCTTTAACAAATATTGGGATAGGTACTAATGCCACCGTCAATATCACTAATAGTGAAATTAGCAATAGTGGTAACTATGGAATATACTCTGACGGAACAGCAAATGCCAATGTAGAAGATGCGGCAGCTGGCAACACATTTAGTGACAACCCTGGTGGTAATGTCTTTAACTAG
- a CDS encoding LPP20 family lipoprotein, producing the protein MRIFLGCWLLTSSLLAQPDWVKEKGVSARFPSEKYLTGLGIVTWHKDSSEAGIVRQAYAAAQKDLVEQVRVQIKSASESFKQQTDQSFSASYQALVTANSQLEVVGLQKETYHDRKKKLFYTWVYALRSDVIANYQRKLTQANQQLRDRFTQAQHYADNGQKAEAEQQLLQCRTLLTQQAPWRAVLLSLQPSATPEEPSVILPKIEDALRQLISKPANSLDDLAYGLVYQLKQSLDAPLQRVVVSPMLYRESEMASTFSYFFRDRLERELIQYADWQTMRLDDVQFNQGSPTMRYSLRGTYEVSGDQLHLSLFVKDVFAQQVISMATARLNLQVVESAQLAYMPVRYDQNVAEQQQMETYAVADNGIDLEVWTNKGEDALVFTEGERMNVFFRVNMPCHVRFVYHLADGRRVHFFDQYLEANQVGKVQEVPYDFICDCTDAPCGIETLQINAQEESFVPLATQDMGGYRFITEDLGSILQKNRGMKQDGSVYRAEQRLVITTMKNPS; encoded by the coding sequence ATGCGTATCTTTCTGGGCTGTTGGCTGCTAACTTCCTCGCTTCTGGCGCAACCCGATTGGGTAAAAGAGAAAGGAGTGTCCGCTCGGTTTCCGTCGGAGAAGTATCTGACGGGCCTCGGTATTGTTACCTGGCACAAAGACTCTTCCGAAGCGGGCATTGTTCGGCAAGCCTACGCTGCCGCGCAAAAAGATTTGGTAGAGCAAGTACGGGTACAGATAAAATCAGCGAGCGAAAGCTTTAAGCAACAGACCGACCAATCGTTCTCCGCATCGTACCAAGCACTGGTAACGGCCAACAGCCAGTTAGAAGTGGTAGGACTACAGAAAGAAACCTACCACGACCGCAAGAAGAAGCTGTTTTATACCTGGGTATACGCCCTTAGAAGTGATGTGATCGCTAATTACCAGCGCAAACTAACCCAGGCTAATCAGCAGCTACGCGATCGGTTCACGCAAGCGCAACACTACGCGGATAACGGGCAAAAGGCCGAAGCGGAACAACAATTGCTACAGTGCCGCACCCTTCTGACGCAGCAAGCTCCCTGGCGAGCGGTGCTACTTAGTTTGCAGCCATCGGCTACCCCGGAAGAACCTTCGGTTATCTTGCCGAAAATTGAGGATGCGTTGCGCCAGCTGATTAGCAAACCGGCCAACTCACTCGACGATCTGGCCTACGGTTTGGTTTATCAGCTTAAGCAGTCACTAGATGCACCCTTGCAGCGGGTGGTGGTTTCGCCTATGCTGTACCGGGAGTCAGAGATGGCTAGTACGTTCTCTTACTTCTTCCGCGACCGCTTGGAGCGAGAGCTAATTCAGTACGCCGACTGGCAGACGATGCGATTAGACGATGTACAGTTCAATCAGGGAAGCCCCACCATGCGGTATTCGCTGCGGGGAACCTACGAAGTTTCGGGCGACCAGTTGCATTTGAGCCTATTTGTAAAAGATGTATTTGCTCAGCAAGTTATCAGTATGGCTACGGCTCGTCTTAACTTGCAGGTGGTAGAATCAGCCCAACTGGCCTATATGCCGGTTCGTTACGATCAGAATGTAGCGGAGCAACAACAGATGGAAACCTACGCGGTAGCTGACAATGGGATTGATTTGGAGGTGTGGACGAACAAGGGAGAGGATGCGCTGGTGTTTACCGAAGGGGAGCGAATGAATGTGTTCTTTCGGGTGAATATGCCCTGCCACGTTCGCTTTGTTTACCATCTGGCCGACGGTCGTCGGGTGCATTTCTTTGACCAGTACTTAGAAGCGAATCAGGTAGGCAAGGTTCAGGAAGTTCCGTATGATTTTATCTGCGATTGCACCGATGCGCCTTGCGGTATTGAGACGCTGCAAATTAATGCTCAGGAAGAGTCCTTTGTGCCACTGGCTACCCAAGATATGGGCGGGTACCGCTTTATTACCGAAGACCTCGGAAGTATCCTCCAGAAAAACCGAGGGATGAAACAGGATGGGTCAGTGTACCGAGCGGAACAACGGTTAGTAATCACCACTATGAAAAATCCATCTTAA
- a CDS encoding caspase family protein — MWYRYILLTSLATLSTFHLFAQKDYDDYSAAQRTDVLYEDFDDNRNKWFVGYERKGRRSGEIRDGQYVWQSKSLMYDEHASWNQVSLDQTRDFEIETRLKLVDGNPKKSIALSWGRSDRGSFFFGFKENKYYVSDWRKVGGVTIYVDGRQTSHLNRNDYNTLTVRKVDRFYRFFINEKLVYSMNFKDFYGSNIGFESNNLIHVDYLRVSYLDEPSTLPLASKNSQNELSDNKPPKEEANLDQAQEVEVPPQSKPKENLVPDSPPTQIAASETSTDKPSTSEPTVANPNEINTVDTPEPISAAASAGDNPIIVITEPTLTRGFKQIAVQNIRIVGRATDQDGIKEVLINGQPAWLRPDGQFSLEAPLRLGDNKFDIVATDRFQQSSTSTFSIHRDAPSREKRLALIIGNSAYEQGGQLRNPINDANAMQSTLESMGFTVMKYENCRQNDIKRAIDEFGQKLKEYEVGLFFYAGHGVQVSGSNYLIPVDAQLSSAHDVEYDCVRADRVLAKMEAANSRTNIVMLDACRDNPFERSWSRSTQGNGLAFMNAPQGSMVAYATAPGQTASDGGGQHGIYTEALLKHLPTPNITIEQVFKRVRSTVAQKSEGKQIPWESTSLTGDFYFKK, encoded by the coding sequence ATGTGGTACCGATACATTCTTCTGACTTCTCTAGCAACACTGAGCACTTTTCATCTTTTTGCCCAAAAAGATTACGATGACTACTCTGCGGCTCAGCGCACCGATGTATTATACGAAGACTTTGATGATAACCGAAACAAATGGTTTGTAGGATACGAAAGGAAAGGAAGGCGGTCGGGAGAAATTAGGGATGGTCAGTATGTTTGGCAGTCGAAATCGCTCATGTACGACGAGCACGCCAGTTGGAACCAAGTTTCCTTAGATCAAACCCGAGATTTTGAGATTGAGACCCGACTAAAGCTGGTTGATGGAAATCCGAAGAAAAGTATCGCTCTCTCTTGGGGCCGATCCGACCGAGGCAGCTTTTTCTTCGGGTTCAAAGAAAACAAGTATTACGTTAGTGATTGGCGTAAAGTAGGCGGAGTAACGATCTACGTTGATGGACGGCAGACTAGCCACCTCAATCGGAATGATTACAATACTCTGACCGTTCGAAAGGTTGATCGCTTTTACCGCTTCTTTATTAATGAGAAACTGGTGTACTCCATGAATTTTAAGGATTTCTACGGATCCAATATTGGGTTTGAGTCAAACAATCTAATTCACGTAGACTATCTGCGGGTTTCGTATCTGGATGAACCAAGCACGCTTCCTTTGGCGAGTAAAAATTCTCAAAACGAACTATCTGATAATAAGCCACCGAAAGAAGAAGCCAACTTAGACCAAGCGCAAGAAGTTGAGGTTCCACCTCAGAGCAAGCCCAAGGAGAACCTCGTTCCGGATTCGCCTCCTACTCAAATAGCAGCTTCAGAAACATCTACTGATAAACCGAGCACAAGCGAACCAACGGTAGCAAACCCCAATGAAATTAACACGGTAGACACTCCCGAGCCGATAAGTGCTGCGGCTAGCGCGGGCGACAATCCGATTATCGTCATTACCGAACCAACCCTAACCCGGGGCTTTAAACAGATTGCCGTACAAAATATTCGGATTGTTGGGCGGGCTACGGATCAAGATGGTATCAAAGAAGTGCTTATCAACGGTCAGCCTGCTTGGCTGCGGCCCGACGGGCAATTCAGCTTGGAAGCTCCGCTACGCCTGGGTGATAATAAATTTGACATTGTAGCCACCGACCGATTTCAGCAAAGCTCTACTAGCACATTTTCCATCCATCGTGATGCCCCTTCTCGAGAAAAAAGGCTCGCTCTGATTATTGGCAATAGTGCTTACGAGCAAGGTGGACAGCTTCGCAACCCCATTAACGATGCCAACGCCATGCAATCAACGCTGGAAAGTATGGGCTTTACGGTGATGAAGTACGAGAACTGTCGTCAGAACGATATTAAACGAGCGATTGATGAGTTTGGGCAAAAACTGAAGGAATATGAAGTGGGATTATTTTTTTACGCCGGACACGGTGTGCAGGTAAGCGGAAGTAATTATTTGATTCCGGTTGACGCCCAACTGTCCAGTGCCCACGACGTAGAATATGACTGTGTACGGGCCGACCGGGTATTGGCAAAAATGGAAGCAGCAAACTCCCGTACCAATATTGTTATGTTAGATGCCTGTCGGGATAATCCGTTTGAGCGCAGTTGGAGTCGTAGCACGCAGGGCAATGGCTTGGCGTTTATGAATGCTCCCCAAGGCTCAATGGTTGCTTACGCCACCGCTCCCGGACAAACTGCTTCTGATGGTGGCGGGCAACACGGTATCTACACCGAAGCTCTTCTCAAGCACTTACCTACTCCCAATATCACTATTGAGCAGGTTTTTAAACGAGTGCGCTCTACGGTAGCCCAAAAATCCGAAGGAAAGCAAATTCCTTGGGAGTCCACTTCACTTACCGGAGATTTTTACTTCAAAAAGTAG
- a CDS encoding LPP20 family lipoprotein has product MKSMFLFIRYTLFGLITTFYLASCGSKAPQSSVQRTEITIPFAEHMSDKEAFRGVGMGKSPDQGFALEQARLDARTFIAQQVQTTVKSAVERYREQYDSSEDTVGLAYNSKFEELTRNLVDQSLNNVMVDDQKMYEVQQNNQMVYEAHVAMTLKRDDFVNAMESATTGGMSDGTKLKIEYDRKKFREIFEQEMQQLNND; this is encoded by the coding sequence ATGAAGAGTATGTTTCTTTTTATTCGCTACACCTTGTTTGGGCTGATTACTACCTTTTACTTAGCAAGCTGTGGTTCAAAAGCCCCGCAATCATCAGTGCAGCGTACTGAAATCACTATTCCTTTTGCCGAGCATATGAGCGACAAGGAAGCCTTCCGGGGAGTAGGTATGGGAAAAAGCCCCGACCAGGGGTTTGCGCTGGAGCAGGCTCGCTTAGACGCTCGTACCTTCATTGCCCAGCAAGTACAGACTACCGTAAAGTCGGCGGTAGAACGCTATCGCGAGCAGTACGATTCTTCGGAAGATACGGTAGGCCTAGCGTATAACTCCAAATTTGAAGAGCTTACCCGCAACTTGGTTGATCAGTCGCTAAACAACGTGATGGTAGACGACCAAAAGATGTACGAGGTGCAGCAGAACAACCAAATGGTGTACGAAGCCCACGTAGCCATGACCCTGAAGCGAGACGATTTTGTTAACGCAATGGAAAGTGCTACCACCGGAGGTATGTCCGACGGTACCAAGCTCAAGATTGAATACGACCGTAAGAAGTTTCGCGAAATCTTTGAGCAGGAAATGCAGCAACTTAATAATGATTGA